In Erigeron canadensis isolate Cc75 chromosome 6, C_canadensis_v1, whole genome shotgun sequence, the following are encoded in one genomic region:
- the LOC122602984 gene encoding uncharacterized protein LOC122602984 translates to MVQDNLGGSATTNQSANAHNGNLMFERGRLYYEYSARRNERLKRKRGDYDAEKKIPSKQYLGVRVESAKKGTREVRKCEIARKMAMPMVERREVVAPATTRGFR, encoded by the coding sequence ATGGTTCAAGATAACCTGGGTGGATCCGCCACTACAAATCAATCTGCAAATGCTCATAATGGGAATCTTATGTTCGAAAGGGGCAGGTTGTATTATGAGTATTCGGCTAGAAGGAATGAAAGGCTGAAAAGGAAGAGAGGAGACTATGATGCTGAGAAAAAGATTCCATCCAAACAGTATCTTGGGGTTAGAGTCGAGTCAGCAAAGAAAGGGACAAGGGAAGTCAGAAAATGCGAGATTGCAAGGAAGATGGCGATGCCGATGGTGGAGAGAAGAGAGGTGGTGGCGCCAGCGACTACTAGAGGTTTTCGTTGA